The window ATCTCTTGTTCCTTGATATCACGAATACTTTTGTCTCCGGTGTCCGGGTCAATATCGTAGGTGAGAAGCCTTACACGCAGGCGCATAGGAGCTTCGTAGGTAAGGCCCTTTTCACGACACTCATCAGGTGTGTACTTGGGGGGTAAAATCGTATAGTCTACGAATTCAAGTTCGCAGGTCCCAGTGTAGTCTGTAATAGGGAAAACACTCTTTAAGGCCCCATGAATACCCACTTCTTCCCGAGCTTCAGGGGCTACGTCATCTTGTAAAAAACGCTTGTAAGATTCTTTTTGAATGGCTATAAGATAGGGCACATCAAGTAGAGGTTTGACCCTTCCAAAATTTTTACGTGCGCGGTTGGGAATTATGGTGAGCTCTTCTGACATAGGCTTTCGCCTCCCCTAAGAAATGATAAAACGCAAGACGGGACCTTCCTCTTCAACGAGGAGAGGTCCCAAATTCTTTTATATAAAAAACTATTTTTTACTTAATTTCAACTTTTGCGCCGGCTTCTTCGAGACGTTTTTTGAGTTCTTCAGCTTCTTCTTTGGACACGCCCTCTTTCACCGGCTTAGGTGCACTTTCAACAAGCTCTTTGGCTTCTTTCAAACCAAGACCTGTGATAGCACGTACTTCCTTGATAACCTGAATCTTGTTACCGGTAACACCAGCCAAAATAACGTCAAATTCGGTTTTTTCTTCGGCTGGAGCAGCCTCAGCGCCAGGAGCAGCGCCAGGAGCCGCAGCCACCGCAGCAACAGGGGCTGCCGCAGAAACACCAAACTTGTCTTCAAGTTCTTTGATAAACTCAGCAAGCTCTAAAACCGTCATGTTGCTGATAAATTCGATTACTTCTTCTTTTGTTACGGCCATCTTCTTTCCTCCTTACAAATTTTTGTTTAGGCCTGTTCAGCCTTTTTTTCTTTTATGGCGTTAAGAGCATACAAGAAGTTCCGTGGCACCGCTGCCAACAACTGGACAAACTGTGCCATAGGTGCCTGGAGCAACCCAAGAAGCTGCGCCATAAGGACTTCACGCGGTGGTACTTTAGCAAGGGCCTCTAACGAAGCTGCTTCTAAAGGTTTGCCGCCAAGAACCCCGCCGCGATTAATTAGGCACTCGTGTTCCTTGGCAAATTCAACCAGCACCTTAGCAACTTCTACGGGATCTTCCTTACAAATAGCAACACCAGTTGGCCCTTCAATGAACTGTTGCAAAGGCTCAGCAGGAGTCCCACTGCTGGCCAAACGCAACAAAGTGTTCTTAACCACCTGATAGCGCGCACCCTTTTCCCGCAAAAGCTTGCGTAACTCGTTACTTTCCTCTGCGGTCATCGCGCGGTAAGTGGTCACAAATACGGCGGGTGCTTCTTCAAATTCCTTGCGCAGTTTTTGGACGATCTCTTCTTTTTGTTTTCGTGTTAGCAAAAATCTCCCCCCTTTCCTTTGACATTTTGCATGTCAAAGGCAGAGGCCACCCATGGTCTAGGTAGGCCGGGCCCTTGACCCGATTAAACACCCTGGGTGTACCTACTG of the Thermodesulfatator atlanticus DSM 21156 genome contains:
- the rplL gene encoding 50S ribosomal protein L7/L12, whose translation is MAVTKEEVIEFISNMTVLELAEFIKELEDKFGVSAAAPVAAVAAAPGAAPGAEAAPAEEKTEFDVILAGVTGNKIQVIKEVRAITGLGLKEAKELVESAPKPVKEGVSKEEAEELKKRLEEAGAKVEIK
- the rplJ gene encoding 50S ribosomal protein L10; translation: MLTRKQKEEIVQKLRKEFEEAPAVFVTTYRAMTAEESNELRKLLREKGARYQVVKNTLLRLASSGTPAEPLQQFIEGPTGVAICKEDPVEVAKVLVEFAKEHECLINRGGVLGGKPLEAASLEALAKVPPREVLMAQLLGLLQAPMAQFVQLLAAVPRNFLYALNAIKEKKAEQA